A stretch of the Vigna radiata var. radiata cultivar VC1973A chromosome 7, Vradiata_ver6, whole genome shotgun sequence genome encodes the following:
- the LOC106768850 gene encoding acetolactate synthase small subunit 2, chloroplastic, which yields MAATLTPIQTLKFPSLQRKPLFSFKLPSFFIPHTFSAHKLTVSAATSSTTTVSANTPPSPPSPARSKVRRHTISVFVGDESGMINRIAGVFARRGYNIESLAVGLNEDKALFTIVVSGTDKVLRQVVEQLQKLVNVLKVEDLSREPQVERELMLIKVHADPKHHAELKWLVDIFRAKIVDISEHSVTIEVTGDPGKMAAVQRNFSKFGIKEIARTGKIALRREKMGASAPFWRYSAASYPDLERKTPVNALVGAKNVNAVAKNDTPVGGDVYPIEPSESFTVNQVLDAHWGVLNDEDVSGIRSHTLSMLVNDSPGVLNIVTGVFARRGYNIQSLAVGHAEVEGLSRLTTVVPGTDETISKLVQQLYKLVELHEVRDITHLPFAERELMLIKIAVNAAARRDVLDIASIFRARAVDVSDHTITLELTGDLDKMVALQRLLEPYGICEVARTGRIALVRESGVDSKYLRGYSYPL from the exons ATGGCAGCCACTCTAACCCCAATCCAAACCCTCAAATTCCCTTCTCTTCAACGTAAACCTCTATTCTCTTTCAAACTACCTTCCTTCTTCATACCTCACACCTTCAGCGCCCACAAACTCACGGTCTCCGCCGCCACCTCCTCTACCACAACTGTCTCCGCCAACACCCCTCCCTCTCCGCCCTCTCCCGCTCGCTCAAA GGTTCGGCGACACACGATTTCTGTGTTCGTCGGCGATGAGAGCGGAATGATAAATAGGATTGCCGGCGTCTTCGCGCGGAGAGGATACAATATCGAATCGCTCGCCGTTGGCCTCAATGAAGACAAGGCGCTCTTCACTATTGTCGTGTCAGGGACCGATAAGGTGCTGCGCCAAGTTGTGGAGCAGCTTCAGAAGCTCGTCAACGTTTTGAAG GTAGAGGATCTTTCGAGGGAACCGCAGGTCGAACGTGAATTGATGCTCATAAAAGTGCATGCTGATCCGAAGCACCATGCGGAG TTGAAGTGGTTGGTAGACATTTTCAGAGCTAAGATTGTCGATATTTCCGAGCATTCGGTGACAATTGAG GTCACTGGAGATCCAGGGAAGATGGCTGCGGTTCAAAGAAATTTTAGCAAGTTTGGAATTAAAGAAATAGCTAGAACTGGAAAG ATTGCATTAAGAAGGGAAAAGATGGGTGCGTCTGCTCCATTTTGGCGGTATTCAGCTGCATCTTATCCAGATCTTGAAAGAAAAACACCTGTTAATGCCCTTGTGGGAGCAAAAAATGTGAATGCTGTTGCCAAAAATGACACGCCTGTGGGG GGAGATGTTTATCCTATAGAACCTTCAGAGAGTTTTACAGTCAATCAAGTACTTGATGCTCACTGGGGTGTCCTCAATGATGAAGAT GTCAGCGGAATTCGATCACACACTTTATCCATGCTTGTGAATGATTCTCCTGGGGTTCTAAACATTGTTACAGGAGTTTTTGCTAGAAGAGGCTATAACATTCAG AGTTTAGCGGTAGGACATGCAGAAGTTGAAGGACTTTCAAGACTTACAACTGTGGTTCCCGGGACAGATGAGACAATCAGCAAGCTGGTGCAGCAACTCTATAAGCTAGTAGAGCTGCATGAG GTTCGTGATATCACCCACTTACCATTTGCTGAACGAGAATTAATGCTAATAAAGATTGCTGTAAATGCTGCTGCACGGCGTGATGTCCTTGATATCGCCAGCATATTCCGGGCCAGAGCTGTTGATGTATCCGATCACACAATAACTTTGGAG CTCACTGGAGATTTGGACAAGATGGTTGCATTGCAGAGATTGTTAGAACCATATGGCATTTGCGAG GTGGCACGAACAGGACGCATTGCTCTAGTCCGTGAGTCAGGTGTGGACTCCAAGTACTTGCGTGGATATTCCTATCCTTTATAA
- the LOC106768955 gene encoding serine/threonine-protein kinase TNNI3K, with the protein MENIAAQLKRGISRQLSSGSLRKSLSRQFTRQASLDPRRNNQRFSFGRQSSLDPIRRSPEHDQAELTVPENLDSTMQLLFMACRGDVKGVEDLLNEGIDVNSIDLDGRTALHIAACEGHAEVARLLLTRKANIDARDRWGSTAAADAKYYGNTEIYYMLKARGAKVPKTRKTPMTVANPREVPEYELNPLELQVRKSDGISKGTYQVAKWNGTKVAVKILDKDSYTDPDTINAFKHELTLLERVRHPNLVQFVGAVTQNVPMMIVREYHAKGDLASYLQKKGRLSPSKVLRFALDVARGMNYLHECKPEPIIHCDLKPKNILLDNGGQLKIGGFGTARFSLISADQAKLVQPDPNIDLSSLYVAPEIYKDEVFDRSVDAYSFGLIIYEMLEGTPPFHPKPSEEVVQLMCLEGKRPTIKIKTKHYPPDLKELIEECWDPTPVVRPTFSQVIVRLNKIVATCSKQGWWKDTFKLPWK; encoded by the exons ATGGAAAACATTGCCGCGCAGCTGAAGCGCGGCATCTCGCGGCAGTTGTCGTCGGGGTCGCTGCGGAAGAGCCTGAGCCGGCAGTTCACGCGCCAGGCCTCGCTCGATCCACGCCGGAACAACCAGCGGTTCAGCTTCGGGCGGCAGTCGTCGTTGGATCCGATACGGAGGAGCCCCGAACACGACCAGGCGGAGCTCACCGTGCCCGAGAACCTTGACTCCACCATGCAGCTGCTCTTCATGGCGTGCCGAGGCGACGTCAAGGGGGTTGAGGATTTGCTCAACGAAGGCATCGACGTCAACAGTATCGACCTCGACGGCCGCACTGCCCTCCACATCGCCGCCTGCGAAGGTCACGCCGAGGTTGCCCGTCTCCTCCTTACCCGCAAGGCCAACATCGACGCCCGCGATCGCTGGGGCAGTACC GCGGCAGCCGATGCCAAATATTATGGAAATACAGAGATTTATTACATGTTGAAGGCTCGTGGAGCGAAAGTGCCG AAAACCAGGAAGACTCCAATGACCGTTGCGAATCCTCGTGAAGTTCCGGAATATGAACTCAACCCGTTAGAGCTACAGGTTCGGAAGAGCGATGGTATTTCAAAA GGAACATATCAAGTAGCTAAATGGAATGGCACAAAGGTTGCAGTGAAGATACTTGACAAGGACAGTTATACAGATCCTGATACCAT AAATGCTTTCAAACATGAGCTCACATTATTAGAAAGGGTGCGACATCCCAATCTGGTCCAGTTTGTTGGAGCTGTAACCCAAAATGTACCTATGATGATTGTGCGTGAGTACCATGCTAAG ggtGATCTGGCAAGCTATCTACAAAAGAAAGGGCGTTTGTCCCCATCAAAAGTTCTACGTTTTGCTCTAGATGTTGCTAG GGGCATGAACTATCTTCATGAATGCAAACCAGAACCGATTATTCACTGTGATTTAAAGCCAAA AAATATTTTGCTCGATAATGGAGGGCAATTGAAGATAGGTGGATTTGGCACTGCGAGATTTTCTCTCATCTCAGCTGATCAAGCAAAGCTGGTGCAGCCTGACCCTAACATTGATCTTTCAA GCTTGTACGTGGCACCAGAGATTTACAAAGATGAAGTATTTGATAGAAGTGTGGATGCATATTCTTTTGGTCTCATTATATATGAG ATGTTAGAGGGTACGCCTCCCTTCCATCCCAAGCCCTCGGAGGAGGTAGTACAACTAATGTGCTTAGAGGGGAAAAGACCGACAATCAagatcaaaacaaaacattatcCTCCGGATTTGAAAGA GTTGATTGAGGAATGTTGGGATCCAACTCCTGTAGTCAGGCCAACATTTTCTCAGGTCATTGTACGGTTGAACAAAATTGTTGCAACTTGCTCAAAACAAGGATGGTGGAAAGATACTTTTAAGCTTCCTTG GAAATAA
- the LOC106769458 gene encoding mitochondrial proton/calcium exchanger protein-like — protein sequence MASRAILRRRKTFIHSYVNDAFSSSTWSVRSLERAIATTTPRTPCKHGTAPYRDLCDRFGLGKFGSAVPRDSFSGFNEPIGVRWLTQSAAAKKQEENDDAVAKLRKEASPEECDQAVEGLTTAKAKAMAKRSQESPKEVQSVLRRVWTALLGIGPALRAVASMSREDWAKKLVHWKGEFVSTLQHYWLGSKLLWADVRISSRLLLKLAGGKSLSRRERQQLTRTTADIFRLVPFAVFIIVPFMEFLLPVFLKLFPNMLPSTFQDKMKEQEALKRRLKARIEYARFLQDTVKEMAKEVQNSRSGELKKTAEDLDEFLNMIRRGATVSNEEILGFAKLFNDELTLDNISRPRLVNMCKYMGISPFGTDAYLRYMLRKHLRRIKEDDKLIQAEGVNSLSEAELREDCRERGMLGLFSVEEMRQQLRDWLDLSLNHSVPSSLLILSRSFTVSGKLKPEEAVQATLSSLPDEVVDTIQVTSLPSEDSVSERRRKLEFLEMQEELIKEEEEERQEVVQARMESSSSEVDKALNEMNISTAKEAHQLARDRAVENKEQLCEISRALAVLASASSVSTEREDFLRLVNKEIELYNSMVKKEGSDGQKDAFKAYKAAREEHDITAESGEGDKVSSALINRVDAMLQNLEKEIDDVDAKIGDRWRLLDRDYDGKVTAEEVASAAMYLKDTLGKEGIQELVSNLSKDRDGKILVEDIVKLGSWREDGNVPEDGSRESV from the exons ATGGCGTCGCGAGCGATTCTCAGAAGGAGGAAGACATTCATCCATTCATACGTGAATGACGCTTTTTCTTCTTCGACTTGGTCTGTGCGTTCTCTGGAACGTGCTATAGCTACGACAACTCCTCGGACTCCTTGTAAGCATGGAACGGCGCCGTATAGAGACTTGTGCGATCGATTTGGATTAGGAAAATTCGGGAGTGCGGTTCCGCGTGACAGTTTTTCGGGATTCAATGAGCCTATCGGTGTGCGGTGGTTGACGCAGTCGGCGGCGGCGAAGAAACAGGAGGAGAATGATGACGCAGTGGCGAAGTTGCGGAAAGAAGCGTCTCCTGAGGAGTGTGATCAGGCTGTTGAAGGTTTGACCACTGCTAAGGCCAAAGCCATGGCGAAACGGTCGCAAGAGTCGCCGAAGGAAGTGCAAAGCGTTTTGCGGAGAGTGTGGACTGCTCTTTTGGGAATCGGTCCTGCGTTGCGAGCCGTGGCATCTATGAGTAG GGAGGACTGGGCAAAAAAACTGGTTCACTGGAAAGGGGAATTTGTGTCAACGTTGCAGCATTATTGGTTGGGTTCGAAGCTGCTCTGGGCTGATGTGAGGATCAGTTCCAGGTTGTTATTAAAGCTGGCAGGTGGGAAGAGTCTCTCCAGAAGGGAGCGACAGCAACTGACACGAACTACTGCTGATATCTTTCGGCTAGTTCCTTTTGCAGTTTTCATTATCGTTCCCTTTATGGAATTCCTCCTCCCTGTGTTTCTAAAGTTATTCCCTAACATGTTGCCTTCAACATTTCAAGACAAGATGAAAGAACAG GAAGCATTGAAAAGGAGACTCAAAGCAAGAATAGAGTATGCAAGGTTTCTTCAGGATACAGTCAAAGAAATGGCAAAAGAAGTTCAGAACTCCCGAAGTGGAGAACTAAAGAAAACAGCTGAAGATCTTGATGAATTTTTAAACATG ATTAGAAGAGGTGCAACTGTCTCTAATGAGGAAATTTTGGGCTTTGCTAAGTTGTTTAACGATGAACTTACTCTAGATAATATAAGCAG GCCACGATTAGTCAATATGTGCAAGTACATGGGAATCAGCCCTTTTGGCACTGATGCATACTTGCGCTATATGCTAAGAAAACATTTACGAAG GATTAAGGAAGATGATAAATTGATTCAAGCAGAAGGTGTGAATTCTCTTTCAGAAGCTGAACTTCGGGAAGATTGTAGAGAGCGAGGCATGCTTGGGTTGTTTTCTGTTGAAGAAATGCGCCAACAG CTTCGAGATTGGCTTGACTTATCTCTTAATCACTCTGTGCCATCATCCCTTTTGATACTTTCAAG GTCGTTTACTGTGTCTGGGAAATTGAAACCAGAAGAAGCTGTACAGGCTACACTTTCTTCTCTTCCCGATGAGGTTGTGGATACTATACAGGTTACATCTTTACCCTCTGAAGATTCTGTCTCAGAGAGGAGGAGGAAACTGGagttccttgaaatgcaagaagaacttATTAAG gaagaggaggaggagagACAAGAGGTGGTGCAAGCAAGGATGGAGAGTAGTTCTAGTGAAGTTGATAAGGCCCTGAATGAGATGAATATTTCTACAGCAAAAGAGGCTCACCAACTTGCTAGAGACAGAGCAGTGGAAAACAAAGAGCAATTGTGTGAAATTAGTCGTGCATTAGCAGTTTTAGCTTCTGCATCG TCTGTAAGTACAGAGCGGGAAGATTTTCTTCGGCTGGTTAATAAAGAG ATCGAGCTCTATAATAGCATGGTAAAGAAGGAGGGTTCAGATGGTCAAAAAGATGCCTTTAAGGCATATAAAGCTGCCCGAGAGGAACATGATATTACTGCTGAGTCTGGTGAAGGGGATAAAGTGTCATCAGCACTCATTAACCGA GTTGATGCTATGCTTCAAAATCTCGAGAAGGAAATAGATGACGTGGATGCAAAAATTGGTGATCGTTGGAGGCTGCTAGACAG AGATTATGATGGGAAAGTAACTGCTGAGGAGGTAGCCTCTGCTGCAATGTACTTAAAGGATACATTGGGCAAGGAGGGTATCCAAGAACTTGTCAGCAATCTTTCCAAAGATAGAG ATGGGAAAATACTTGTAGAGGACATTGTTAAGTTGGGCAGTTGGAGGGAAGATGGTAATGTACCTGAAGATGGAAGCAGGGAGAGTGTATGA